CGCGCGTGATCGAGAGCGCGGTGATTTCCTCGGCGGAGAGGGCGAACAGCTGTTCGACGACCTTTCGGGGGGTGGCCGTGTCTCCGGACGAGGCATCGAGGTTCACCTCGAACCGCAGGCGCGAGCCTTCGCGGTCGACGGCGATGGAGCGAAGGGCCGGCGCGAGCTCCCGGGCGCCGTTGTCCGCCACGGAGCGGGCGCGCGCGCGGAGGGAAGGGCCGAGCACCACCGAGTAGGCGGCGCCGCGGATCGCCTTGGACAGCGGCGCCTCGCCCGCCGCGAGCGCACGCACCGCGGTCACCCGCACGCCCGGCGGGAGCCGGTCCGTGATCCGCGACGCGGCGTCTTCCGGCAGTCCGCCCCTCGTTTCGAGGTCGAGCACCTCTTCGCGCGACTCGAGTCCGAGGGCGAGCGCGGGCCCCATCGAGAGCCGCATGCGCGGATTGAAACCTTCCGAGTAGGCGGCGGGCATTCCCGCCGCGCGGATCGCCCGCTCGAAGGCGTCCATCGTGTTCCGGTGCGAAAGGTACCGGGCGTCGCCGAGCTTTTCGAACGTCAGCCGGTAACGGAGCCTCGGACGGGCGTCCGAGTCGAAGCCGGGCCGGCGGCGCGCCGGCGCCGCGACGTCGGGCATCGCCTTGCGCCGGTAAGCGGCGCCCTTGGCGGCGTCCGTGTACGCCGCGGGTTCGGAGGCCGCCGGAGGAGCCGCGGGAAGATCGCTCGGCAGCGGCGCCCGGCCGGCGACCGGGAGCGTCCCCATCGGCCGCGCGAGCACGGTGTCCTCGCCGTTGCCGGGCACCCCGCACGCGTAGCAATGTCCCCACTTGCAGTCCTCGGTCTCGTGCTCGCGGAGCGCCTTGATCTTCTCGATCTTCAGGAACTTCTTCGTCACCGCCGCGTCGATCACGTCCCACGGGAGGATCTCGTCGACCGCGTACTCGCGCAGATACCGCTCCGGCGCGATTCCGCAGGCGCGGAACGCGTCGTGCCAGAGGTCGGGGCGGAAGTGCTCGCTCCAGCCGTCGAACTTCACGCCGCGCTTCCAGGCCTCGAGGAGCACTTCTCCCATCCGGCGATCTCCGCGGGAGAGAACGCATTCGATCTCCGCTTCCGCCGGAGAGTGGCTCTTCATGTTCGCGCCGCGGACGCCCCGGAATTTCTGCTGGAGGTACCGGATCTTCGCGGAAAGCGTGTCGACGCCGTCGAAAGCCGCCCACTGGAACGGCGTCCAGGACTTCGGAACGAAGGAGCCGACCGAGACGTTGACGCTCTTGCGGCCGTAGCGCCGGCCCGCGGCGAGGATGTCCCGCACGAGGGTCACGAGCTCGTCGAGATCCGCTTCGGTCTCGGTCGGGAGCCCGATCATCGTGTAGACCTTGATCAGGTCCCAGCCGCGCGAGAACGCGGCGTCGGCCGCCTTCACCATGTCCGCATTCGTGAACGTCTTGTTGATGACCCGGCGAAGCCGGTCGGAGCCGGTTTCCGGCGCGAACGTGAACCCCGATTTCCGGACCTCGGAAACGGCGTCGGCCAGTCCGACCGAGAACGCCTCCGCCCGGAGAGAAGGGAGGGAGATCGAGACGCGCTGCTCCGCCAGCTGCGGCGCGAGGCAGGAGACGAGCGGCTCGATCTGCGAATAATCCGCCGTCGAAAGCGACAGGAGCCCGACTTCCGACCATCCGGTCTCTCCGATGAATCGCTTCGTCATCGCCGCCGCGTCCGCCGGATCCAGCTCGCGCACGGGGCGGTACCAGTAGCCCGCCTGGCAGAACCGGCAGCCCTGCGTGCAGCCGCGCATGATCTCGAGACCGAGCCGGTCCTGCACGATGTCGACCGAGGGGACGACCGGTTTCTCCGGATAATGGTCCGGCGAGAGCCGCTCGATCCACACGCGGCGCGCGCGATCCGGCACGCCGGGGCGGTTCGGCGAGATCGCCGCGATCGTCCCGTCCTCCCGGCAGGCGACGTCGTAGAGCGACGGGACGTAGAAGCCCGGAACGCGGGCCACGCTTTCGAGGAACGAGTCGCGCGACTCGCCCGCGGTCTTCGCCGCCTCGAGCCGCTCGAGGAAGAGCGGCAGCGCCTCCTCGGCGTCGCCGATCAGGAAGACGTCGAAGAAGATCGCGAGCGGCTCCGGGTTCGCCGTGCACGGTCCGCCGCCGATCACGATCGGATCGCCGGCGCGCCGGTCCTTCTGGAGGAGGGGGATCCCCGCGAGATCGAGCATGTTGAGGACGTTCGAGTAGTTGATCTCCGCCTGCAGCGAGAATCCGAGGGCGTCGAAGTCGACCGCCGGACTGAAGGACTCGACCGTGAAGAGCGGAATGCCGTTCTCGCGCATCTTCGCTTCGAAGTCGGTCCACGGCGCGTAAACGCGTTCGCACGCCCACCCTTCCCGGCGATTGACGATTTCGTAGAGGATCTTCAGCCCCGTGTGGGACATGCCGATTTCGTACGTGTCGGGGAAAGCGAGCGCGAGCGAAACCTTCGCGGCGGCGAGATCCTTGCGCACGACGTTCCGCTCGAGACCGATGTAACGGCCCGGGCGCTCGACGAACGGGAGCAGGGGATCGATTCGGGGCCGCACCGAGACGAAGGCCATGATGGGTTCCTCCGTGGAAACCATCGATTCTACATGGATGAGGCGGCCGCGCTTCCTCTCGAGGGCGAAGGTGGCTCGGACGCGCCGCTCCGGCTCGGGGGGATCCGGCCGCGACGAGGCGGCGAAGGGAGGAGTCCCCGCGCCGGCTTCAGTCGATCGGGTAGAGCCGGAGCCCGTACGTCAGCGTCAGGTACTTGGCCATCTGGTCGCGGAGGACGGGGTCGCCGGGACCGTAGAGGCCGTTTCCGTATCCGTCGACGATCCCCTTCGACCAGAGATAGTAGATGAAGCGGCATCCCGCGTCCGAATCGGGGACGTCCGAGAACGCGTTGGGTTGCCCGTCTGTGCAGTCGTAGGACCGGCCGTTCCCCGGATCCGGCGCGCTCGAGGGGACGAGGGAATCGCCTCCGGCGAGGTCGCGCGCGAGCATGACGGCCATGCTGCGGCGGTTGATCGCGATGCCGGGGCAATAGTTCGACGTGAACCGGGCCGCGTCGGTGCAGCCGAACGAGAGCCCCCGTGCCGCGATGAAATGGATGTGCCGGCAGAACAGGTCCGTCGGCGCCACGTCGGCGAAGAGGGAGTGGCCTCCCGGAACGCACGCGTAGGATCCGAGCCCGCTCACGTTCCCGGAGTCGGGGACGTTCGGGTCGCCGCCGGCGTGCGCGCGCGCGATGAACGCCGCCATCTGGTCGCGCATCGTGTCGAGGGCGGGTCCGTAGGTCGCCGGGCCCGTTCCCTTCGTGATCGCGAAGTGGAGGATCGTCTCGACGTACGAATAGAGCGTCGACGAAGTCGGTACGTCGGTGAAGCTCTCGCCGACGTGGAGAGTCCACGTGTGGACCTCTCCCGAGCTCAATTTCTCGTTTGCGGTCGCGTCCCAGTGGAGCGCGGGGCGCAGGTCGGCGTCGACGCGCACCTGGTAGCCGTCGGTCGCGCAGGATCGAGTCGCCCCCGCCGCGAGCGTTCCGTACGTCGCAGAGGAGTCCGGTATCGAGTAAACGACCGTTCCGTTGTCCGGACCGGACAGCCCGGACAGCGTGCCGGTGACCGATCCGACGGTCGACGAGGAGACGTCGGTCCACGAGGGAACGACGGCGGCCGTTTCGCCCGGGTCGAGAACGCCGTTCGGCTCCGAAGTCCGCGCCGGGGTCACCGGCGTCCCTTCGAGCACGATCGCCGACGGGGCGAGCGCGCAGTCGCCGCAGGACGTCGTCGACGCCGAGACGATCGCGCTGTCCACGCTCGTGACGGCGTTCGCGTTCTGGGGCCCGCGGTCGGTCGTGGTTCGGACGACGAAGGAGTAGGTCGTGGAGGGGCGGAGCCCGGAGACCGTGAGGAAGCCCAGCGTCTTGTCCGACGTGCTGCCCGCGAAGGCGTACGGCCCGACGTTCGAGGGCGCGACGTAGACGTCGTAACTCCCGGGATCGGACGAGTACGGGATCGGCGTCCAGGCGACCCGGATCGCGTTGTTCGTCCGCGACCCCGCCGAAACGGCGGACGGCGCGATCGTCTGGGTCGACTGCCAGTCGCCTCCTTCCTGTTTTTCGTCCAAAAAGGACGCGAGCGAGGAGCTCGCCGTGGACAGCCCGTTGTACCGGAAGTCGCTTCCTCCGGGCGCGAGGTTCGTCAACCCGGAGAGGGCGGACGGCAGGGCGCCGACGAGATCGTTTCCGGCGCAGAGGAGGTTCCGGAGCGTCGTCGCGTTGCCGACCGTCGACGGGATCGGCCCCGACAGGTAGTTGTAGTCGAGGTCGAGCGTCTCGAGCGCGGTGCCGGTCACGTCGGGAAACGGTCCCGTCAGACGGTTGTTCGAGAGAAGGAGGATCCGGAGGTTCGACAGATTCGCGAGGCTCGGCACCGGTCCGTCGAACTGGTTGTCGTACAGCTCGCAATCGGAGAGCTGCGTGAGCGCGGAAAGGTCCGGAATCGGCCCCGAGAGCCGGTTGGTGTCGAGCGCCATGTACTGGAGCTGCGTCATCGCCGAGAGGCTGGGGACCGGGCCGGTCAGGGCGTTCGTATCGAGGTCGAAGACCTGCAGGCTCGTCAGGCTCGCGAGCGAAGGGATGGACCCGGTCAGCCGGTTGCTGTTGAGCTCGAGCGAGGTGAGAGAGGAGAGGCCGGCGAGGCTCGGAATCGAGCCGCCGAGAGAATTCCCGTACAGCTCGAGGATCCGGAGGCCGGTGAGGCTCGAGACGGGAGGGATCGATCCGGTCAGGCGGTTGTTCGAAAGGATGCAGTACTGCAGAGCGGAGAGGGGGGCGATCGCGGGAAGCGTTCCCGCGAGATTGTTGGAGTCGAGGTTCAGCGCCGTGACATGCGCCCCCGCCGCGTCGCACTGGACGCCGTACCACGCGCATTCCGTTCCCGCCGGACCGCCCCAGCCGGCGTGCTGTGTCCATCCGCTTCCATGGGCCGAAGA
The sequence above is a segment of the Thermoanaerobaculia bacterium genome. Coding sequences within it:
- a CDS encoding S-layer homology domain-containing protein, whose translation is MLKPHARLLIALATLATASSAGAAIPATERQVLLDLFSSAHGSGWTQHAGWGGPAGTECAWYGVQCDAAGAHVTALNLDSNNLAGTLPAIAPLSALQYCILSNNRLTGSIPPVSSLTGLRILELYGNSLGGSIPSLAGLSSLTSLELNSNRLTGSIPSLASLTSLQVFDLDTNALTGPVPSLSAMTQLQYMALDTNRLSGPIPDLSALTQLSDCELYDNQFDGPVPSLANLSNLRILLLSNNRLTGPFPDVTGTALETLDLDYNYLSGPIPSTVGNATTLRNLLCAGNDLVGALPSALSGLTNLAPGGSDFRYNGLSTASSSLASFLDEKQEGGDWQSTQTIAPSAVSAGSRTNNAIRVAWTPIPYSSDPGSYDVYVAPSNVGPYAFAGSTSDKTLGFLTVSGLRPSTTYSFVVRTTTDRGPQNANAVTSVDSAIVSASTTSCGDCALAPSAIVLEGTPVTPARTSEPNGVLDPGETAAVVPSWTDVSSSTVGSVTGTLSGLSGPDNGTVVYSIPDSSATYGTLAAGATRSCATDGYQVRVDADLRPALHWDATANEKLSSGEVHTWTLHVGESFTDVPTSSTLYSYVETILHFAITKGTGPATYGPALDTMRDQMAAFIARAHAGGDPNVPDSGNVSGLGSYACVPGGHSLFADVAPTDLFCRHIHFIAARGLSFGCTDAARFTSNYCPGIAINRRSMAVMLARDLAGGDSLVPSSAPDPGNGRSYDCTDGQPNAFSDVPDSDAGCRFIYYLWSKGIVDGYGNGLYGPGDPVLRDQMAKYLTLTYGLRLYPID
- a CDS encoding TIGR03960 family B12-binding radical SAM protein, with translation MVSTEEPIMAFVSVRPRIDPLLPFVERPGRYIGLERNVVRKDLAAAKVSLALAFPDTYEIGMSHTGLKILYEIVNRREGWACERVYAPWTDFEAKMRENGIPLFTVESFSPAVDFDALGFSLQAEINYSNVLNMLDLAGIPLLQKDRRAGDPIVIGGGPCTANPEPLAIFFDVFLIGDAEEALPLFLERLEAAKTAGESRDSFLESVARVPGFYVPSLYDVACREDGTIAAISPNRPGVPDRARRVWIERLSPDHYPEKPVVPSVDIVQDRLGLEIMRGCTQGCRFCQAGYWYRPVRELDPADAAAMTKRFIGETGWSEVGLLSLSTADYSQIEPLVSCLAPQLAEQRVSISLPSLRAEAFSVGLADAVSEVRKSGFTFAPETGSDRLRRVINKTFTNADMVKAADAAFSRGWDLIKVYTMIGLPTETEADLDELVTLVRDILAAGRRYGRKSVNVSVGSFVPKSWTPFQWAAFDGVDTLSAKIRYLQQKFRGVRGANMKSHSPAEAEIECVLSRGDRRMGEVLLEAWKRGVKFDGWSEHFRPDLWHDAFRACGIAPERYLREYAVDEILPWDVIDAAVTKKFLKIEKIKALREHETEDCKWGHCYACGVPGNGEDTVLARPMGTLPVAGRAPLPSDLPAAPPAASEPAAYTDAAKGAAYRRKAMPDVAAPARRRPGFDSDARPRLRYRLTFEKLGDARYLSHRNTMDAFERAIRAAGMPAAYSEGFNPRMRLSMGPALALGLESREEVLDLETRGGLPEDAASRITDRLPPGVRVTAVRALAAGEAPLSKAIRGAAYSVVLGPSLRARARSVADNGARELAPALRSIAVDREGSRLRFEVNLDASSGDTATPRKVVEQLFALSAEEITALSITREATMLAG